CTCCGATACTATGACTTCCTCCTAATACAAGTGTAACCGTATGTTTAGATAAGCTATTTATAAGTTCTGATATAGCAAGCCCTGCTTCTACATCTCCTCCTACAGTATTTAATATTACGAGTACTCCTTTTATATTAGGATTTTCTTCGATTGCGTATAATTGTGGAATTATATGCTCATATTTAGTTGTTTTTTTCTGAGGAGCAGACATCATATGTCCCTCTATTTCACCAATTATAGTTATACACTGTATTTCTTTATTATCAAGCCCTAAATTAGGAGTTCCTAACTGTTTTATATCTTCTATCATTTCCTTATTCTTAGACTCATCTTTATTTTTTTTATTTTCCATAATTTCCTCCTATTATTGTAATTGCATTAACAAACAATTTACTTTCATCTTATTTTGCCCAATATATAGGAAATTAAGCAAAAAAATAAGCTACTATTTAAATAGCAACTTATTTATACTTTAATTATAGAATTTTTAAAGCTCAACTAAAAATTTAGTTGCAGTCAAAACTCCATCTAAATCTAAGTTTCGCTTTATTTTGATAGGTTAAATTCTCTATGAAGAGCATTAACGGCTTTTATCAAATCTTTTTTCTTTATTAGGCAAGATATAGTCATACGAGAATCTGATGTTTGAAGTATTTCTATTTTTTCTTGAGATAATACCCTAACTATTCTAACCATGACTCCTGGTATACCATTGATTCTGCTACCTATTAAAGTGACTTTTGAGCAATCTTCTACTATTTCGTAATTTATACTGTATTTATCAAGCAATTTTTCAAGACACTTTGATTTTTCTTCATCAATAGTAAATGCCTTTTCTTTTACAAAGAAATTTATCATATCTATACTTATATCATTTTGTTCCATATCACTTAATACATCTGTGAATATAGTTTCTTCACAATCCATAATTTTAACCTGCACTATACCGTTTGCATTAGCTATGCCTGTCATTAAATCTTTGTTATTATTCATATATGTGTCTATTTCTTTTGATAAATATGAACCTATACTGGTTCCATTTCCTGGATTTAAAGTATTCTTAATTTTCAAAATAATATTATTATTCTTAGCTATTTCAACTGCTCTTGGGTGAATGACCTTAGCCCCTTTTTCAGCCATTTGGAATACTTCTTCATAGTTTATACACTCTATAACCTTAGCATTTGGTTCTATTCTAGGATCAGCAGTCATTATTCCATCTACATCTGTATAAATTTCAACAACTCTCGCATTTAGCCCTGCTCCAACAATTACAGCAGATGTATCACTTCCTCCTCTTCCAAGTGTTGTGACCTCTCCATTTTCTGTTACTCCTTGGAATCCAGTTACTACTACTACATTGTCTTTTTCTAGTTCTTCTTTTATTCTATTCGGATTCACATCAACAACTGATGAGTCTCCGTATTTTCCATTAGTAATAATTCCAGCTTGAGCACCTGTTAATAATACAGAGTTGATTTTTTTACTTTTTAGTATATTAACAAGTATAGTACCAGATATTATCTCACCGCAAGACATTATAAGATCAAGTTCTCTCTTTGATACATCTTCATTAACTTCTTTACAAAGTTGTATCAGAGTATCTGTTGCGTATGGAGCGCCTTTTCTTCCCATTGCAGAGACTACAATAACTAAGTCATGTCCATCATCTTTGTATTTTTTTATTATTTCGCATACCTTATTCATTTTTTCATACGATTCTACTGATGTTCCTCCAAATTTTTGAACTAATATACTCATAGTCTAGCCCTCCAACGTTATATATTGCCTTCATATTCAATTATGATCATATCATTACCTATTTTTTTTACATTTTTCCATGGAACCTCTAAGGTAGATTTATCTCTTCTAAATGAAAAGAAGCTTCTATCTCTTGGTATAACCAAAGCCATAATTTTTCCTGTTCCTTCATCAACTACTAAGTCTGATTCAGCTATAATTCCCAGCCTCTCCCCTGTTGTCAGATTAACAATCTCTTTGCCAGCAATAGAAGATAATTTCATACTACTCCCCCCTAAAAACTTAAATTTTCACTGTTCTTACCAACTACAGAAATGGCTATTTTATCTATGTCAAAAATCTCTTTTATTATATTATCTATTTCACCATCTGCTACATTGTTTATTTTATTTATTATATCTTTTGGGTTATTTATCTTATTTAGTAAAATTTGTGACTTACCCATAGACATCATTCTGCTGCTGGTACTTTCAAGACTTAATATATAATTTCCCTTTAATTGCTCCTTTGATCTTTTTATCTCTTCTTTTGTAAGACTGTTTTGTCTAATCGATTTTATTTCATTAACAATAGAATTGTACACTTTATATATATTTTTTTCACTCATACTCGAAGCTATATTAAATACACCTAACCCCTTGTTCATAGTTAAATATGAGTAAATAGAATACACTGTTCCCTGTTCTTCTCTTATATTTTGAAATAATCTAGAGCTCATACTAGATCCAAATATATTGTTTACAATTGATAAAGCATATATATCTTCACTTTCAAGTCCTATACCTTCAAGTCCCATGCATAAGTTCATTTGTTCTATATCTTTATTTTTAGTTGTAATTCCTAAATTAAAATTACAATTATTAATATTTATGTTTTTATCTTTTTTATTATTCCAGCCTTTAAATTTTCGTTGTATAATTTCAACCATTTTATCAAAGTCAAAGTTACCAGATATAGATATTACACAATTGCTAGGAACATAGTAGTTATTAAAAAATTCTATCATATCTTCTCTTTTTATTTTTTGTAAAGAAGTTCTTGTTCCTAATATATTTCTTCCAATTCCTTGGTTTTTATAAATCATTTCAAATAACATGTCATGAGCTAAATCTTCTGGTGAATCCTCATACATACTTATTTCTTCAAGTACAACACTTTTTTCTTTTGATATATCTTGATCTAAAAACAGAGGATTTAATATCATATCCGACAATATATTTATTCCAGACTCTATATGTTCATCAAGCATTTTTACATAATAGCAAGTTGTTTCTTTACTAGTAAAAGCATTTATCTGTCCACCTAGACTATCTACTTCCTGAGCTATTTTTTTTGCAGTTCTATTCTTAGTTCCTTTAAATAACATATGCTCTATAAAGTGAGACATTCCATTTGTATGTTCATCTTCATACCTACTTCCAGCACCTATCCAAATTCCAAAACTTACAGAGTTTACGTGATTTATTTCTTCACCTACTATAACTAAACCATTATCTAGAGTACATTTCTTAGACACTTTCTAGCCTCCCAACCTTTAAAGTTATACATCTAATTATAGTTTACATTATATATTTATTCAACATCAAATACATCGCTAAGGCTTCCCACCTCATATCCATTGTTTCTTATAGTTTCTATTATAGATTTTAAAGCTTGTGATGTAGCTTTTGTTGGGTGCATTAATATAATACCAGATTCCTCCATGTTTTTTGATTTTATTCTCTGTACTATTTTTTCAGGATTGTCTTTATACTTCCAATCTATAGTGTCTATTGTCCATTTTATAGGTATATAATTTAAATCCACTGCTGCTTTTACAGTACTTTCATTATAATATCCAGATGGAGGTTCAAAAAATTTAGTATCCTCTTTTATTATATTGTCTATTATCTTTTTTGATTTTTCTATTTCTTCGTAATTTGATTTATAGTCAAGTTTACTATAATCGATATGTTTATATCCATGATTTCCAATTTCATGACCATCTTCCTTTATTTTCATCAGTAGGTCTGGATATTTATCTGCCCACCTACCTGTAACCATAAAAGTTATTTTAATATTTTCTTCTTTAAGAGTTTGGAGTATACCCTCTATGTATTCATTTCCCCAATCCACATTACAGGTTATAGCTACATGGTTTGAGTTTTCTTTATTCCCTTTATAGAATGGTTCTTGCTTATTATTAAAGCATGTTACACTATAGTTAGTTATAAGACTCATCATTCCAATAGCTAATATAAGTAACACCGCTCTAATTAATTTTTTCTTTTTAATTATAACTATCATAAATCCATCTCCTTTTAATTTATCTTGAGGGTTTTAAATTTTAATACCTCGTCCAATATATATCTATTATTAAATTCATGGATTTATGCAAAAAAAAATAAGCACTTTATAAAGCGCTTATTTTCCTTCTGTATCTTTCTTTTCAGTTTCTTTCTTTACAGGCTTTTCAATTAATGCTTTTCTTGAAAGATTTATTCTTCCTTGCTTATCTATTTCAGTAACTTTAACTTTTACTGTATCTCCTATTTTAAGAACATCTTCAACTTTTTCTACTCTTTCATGAGCTATATTAGATATATGAATTAAACCTTCTTTTTTAGGTAATATTTCTACAAAAGCACCAAAATTCATTATTCTAGTTACTTTTCCTTCATAAATTTCCCCTTCTTCAACTTCTTTAACAATAGTTAATATCATATCTTTTGCTCTTTGTCCTAATTCTTTATCTGGAGACATTATAAATACTTCTCCATCTTTTTCTATATCTATTTTAACACCAGTCTCTTCTATTATAGCAGTTATAGTCTTTCCACCAGGTCCTATAACGTCTCTAACCTTATCTGGATGTATTTTTAATTTTATTATTCTAGGAGCATATTTAGACATTTCTTCTCTAGGAGTATCTAATGTCTTCTTCATTTCATTAAGTATATGAATTCTACCTTCTCTAGCTTGAGCAAGTGCAGTTTTTAGTATTTCTTTATCTATTCCAGCTATTTTTATATCCATTTGTATAGCTGTTATTCCATTTGGAGTACCGGCAACTTTAAAGTCCATATCTCCTAGGAAGTCTTCCATTCCTTGTATATCAGATAGAATCGCTATATTTTCATTTTCTTTTATAAGTCCCATCGCAATACCTGCTACCATATCTTTTATAGGAACTCCTGCATCAAGTAATGATAATGTACTACCGCAAACACTTGCTTGAGATGTAGATCCATTAGAGCTTAATACTTCCGATACCAATCTTATTGTATATGGGAACTCTTCTTTACTTGGAATCATAGGCTCAAGTGCTCTTTCTGCAAGTGCTCCATGTCCTATTTCTCTTCTTCCAGGGCCTCTTAATGGTCTTGTTTCTCCTACACTATACGCAGGGAAATTATAATGGTGCATATATCTTTTATCTTCTTCATCCTCAAGTCCATCTATTATTTGTACATCACCTAAAGCTCCAAGAGTTGCTACAGTTAAAACCTGTGTTTGTCCTCTTGTGAAAAGTCCTGAACCATGAGTTCTTGGAAGAACTCCAGCCTCTGACCATATAGATCTTATTTCATCTGACTTTCTATTATCCGGTCTTATTTTTTCATTTACAATCATATCTCTTACTAACTCTTTTATGATACTATGTAAAACTGCATCCACATCTTTAATATTCTCTGGATACATTTCTTCAAAATGAGATAAAGTATCTTCTTTAACCTTGGCCATATTTTCAGCTCTTTCAAGCTTTTCAACTGTTCTTATAGCTTGTCTCATATTTTCACAAGCATATTCTCTAACAGCTACTTCAATATCTTCATCTGGCTTATATAAAACAACATCTTGCTTTTCTTTGCCGACCTCTTCTACTATCTTCTCAATAAACGCAACTATCTCTTTTATCTGTTCGTGCGCAAACATAATAGCGTCTAGCATTAAATCTTCGCTTACTTCATTAGAACCCGCTTCAACCATCATTATAGCATCTTTAGTTCCAGATACTACTAAGTTTAACTGACTTTCTTTTTTCTGATCTACAGTTGGGTTAACCACGAACTCCTCGTCTATTAATCCTATGCATATAGCTCCAGTTGGCCCATTAAATGGTATATCTGATATCGAAAGAGCCACAGATGAACCTATCATTGCCACTATATCAGTTGGACAATTAGGATCTGTAGACATTACAGTTGTTACAACTTGTACATCATTTCTATATCCCTTTGGAAATAAAGGTCTAATAGGTCTATCTATTAATCTAGATGTTAAAATAGCCTTTTCTGATGGTCTTCCTTCTCTCTTTATGAATCCTCCAGGTATTTTACCCACCGAGTAAAGTCTTTCCTCATAATCAACGCTAAGTGGGAAGAAATCGATTCCCTCTCTTGGTTGAGAAGATGCACATGCATTTACAAGTACAACACTGTCACCATATTTTATCATACAACTTCCATTTGACATTTCACATACTTTACCTATTTCTACAGAAAGTTTTCTTCCTGCTAAATCCATTTCAAAATTTTTATACATAATTTGCCTCCTCTCATACGTAAAAGATACTACAAATTTTAGTTTTAGTAAACAACTTTATTTAAAATACGTCATATATTTATTATTCCCTATTAGAAATAAATTATAATTTATTATGTACTTAAAAAGAGCAGGTAAACCCTGCCCTTTATTATTTTCTTAATCCTAATTTTGCGATTAAAGTCTTATATCTGTCTAAATCTTTTTCTTTTAAGTACTTAAGTAAACGTCTTCTAGTTCCAACCATCTTTAAAAGACCTCTTCTTGAGTGGTGATCTTTCTTGTGCATTTTTAAGTGATCATTTAACTCATTTATTCTAGTAGTAAGTAATGCTATTTGCACTTCTGGAGAACCAGTATCTCCCTCATGAGTTTTGTAAGTTTCGATTATTTCTTGCTTTTTAGCTCCTTGTAACATATCAAAAACACCTCCATATTTTTTATCACCTATTGCTAAGCATTCGTCGGTGAATCAAATGCCGAGCAATGGTTTCAACATTAACCATTGTAACATAACTTGCTTTATAAGTAAACTTATTTTTATGATGAATACGAAATTATATTCTCTATATCCATATTCATCTGTTTCTTTAAATCCTGTATTGTATCAAACTTTATTTCATCTCTAATTCTTCTGATAAAATTAATAGATACTTCCTTTTCGTATAAGTCTCCATCATATTTAAGTATATATGTTTCAACTGTAAATTCATTTTGTTTGACAGTTGGACTATATCCTATGTTGGTTGCACCATCATAGATTTTCCCGTCTATATTTACTTTTGTTTGATAAACACCAATTTTAGGAATCAATATATTTTCATCATACCTTAAATTAATAGTTGGAAATCCTAGTATATCTTTTCCTATTTTTTTACCATGTACAACAGTTCCTTTAAGCTCATATGGTCTTCCTAAAAATTCACTCACCTTATCTACATGACCAAGCTCTAACAAATTCCTTACATAAGTACTACTTATCCTTATCTCTTCCATACAAATAGGATCCATAACTTTTACATCAAAGCCATAAATTCCCCCCATATTTTCTAAAAACTGAGCATTTCCACCTCTATTTTGACCGAATCTAAAATCATGCCCTATAACTACTTGTTTTGCATGCAATTTATCCAAGAGAATTTCCTGTATGTACTCTTTTGGATCTAATTTTGTTATAAATTCATTAAATGGTATAGAGACGACTATATCGATTCCCATTTCATTTATAATTTCATATTTATCTTCCTTAGTAATTATATTTTTCAGTTTATCTTTTTCAAAAAAATTAACAGGATGATTAGCAAATGTAAAAAGTACACTTTTCATTTTTTTCTTTTTAGCTATTGATATAGTATCTTTTATTATCTTTTGATGACCCTTATGTACACCATCGAAATTTCCGATAGTTACAACAGTATCTTGCTCTATATTTACATCTTGTAAATCTGTAATTATTTTCATCAAACTCAGCTCCAATAATTAAATAAATAATTTATGGCTTTTTAACAACATATCGCTATCTTGTATTTTTATTCTACCAATGGCACAAAACTTATCATCTATATATACTTTTACCAATTCTTCATCATGATATTTTTGGTTAATTATTAGACCTTTTGGATATATAGTGTTCCCGTTAGAAAATGCCTTATATGCACTTTGCTTTACATCTATTCTTCTATAGTTTGTAAGTGGATAGTCTATACCGATTACATAATCTTGTAGTTTAGAGTCTTTAGCTGCTTGTTCAATTTCTTCAAGTGTATATGCATTTTTTATATCAAAGTTCCCAGATTTCGTTCTAAGTAAGAATGACATATGAGCACCAACTCCAAGTTCATCCCCTATATCCTTACAAAGACTCCTA
The window above is part of the Tepidibacter aestuarii genome. Proteins encoded here:
- a CDS encoding YlmC/YmxH family sporulation protein, producing the protein MKLSSIAGKEIVNLTTGERLGIIAESDLVVDEGTGKIMALVIPRDRSFFSFRRDKSTLEVPWKNVKKIGNDMIIIEYEGNI
- a CDS encoding bifunctional riboflavin kinase/FAD synthetase, whose product is MKIITDLQDVNIEQDTVVTIGNFDGVHKGHQKIIKDTISIAKKKKMKSVLFTFANHPVNFFEKDKLKNIITKEDKYEIINEMGIDIVVSIPFNEFITKLDPKEYIQEILLDKLHAKQVVIGHDFRFGQNRGGNAQFLENMGGIYGFDVKVMDPICMEEIRISSTYVRNLLELGHVDKVSEFLGRPYELKGTVVHGKKIGKDILGFPTINLRYDENILIPKIGVYQTKVNIDGKIYDGATNIGYSPTVKQNEFTVETYILKYDGDLYEKEVSINFIRRIRDEIKFDTIQDLKKQMNMDIENIISYSS
- a CDS encoding M16 family metallopeptidase yields the protein MSKKCTLDNGLVIVGEEINHVNSVSFGIWIGAGSRYEDEHTNGMSHFIEHMLFKGTKNRTAKKIAQEVDSLGGQINAFTSKETTCYYVKMLDEHIESGINILSDMILNPLFLDQDISKEKSVVLEEISMYEDSPEDLAHDMLFEMIYKNQGIGRNILGTRTSLQKIKREDMIEFFNNYYVPSNCVISISGNFDFDKMVEIIQRKFKGWNNKKDKNININNCNFNLGITTKNKDIEQMNLCMGLEGIGLESEDIYALSIVNNIFGSSMSSRLFQNIREEQGTVYSIYSYLTMNKGLGVFNIASSMSEKNIYKVYNSIVNEIKSIRQNSLTKEEIKRSKEQLKGNYILSLESTSSRMMSMGKSQILLNKINNPKDIINKINNVADGEIDNIIKEIFDIDKIAISVVGKNSENLSF
- the dapG gene encoding aspartate kinase; its protein translation is MSILVQKFGGTSVESYEKMNKVCEIIKKYKDDGHDLVIVVSAMGRKGAPYATDTLIQLCKEVNEDVSKRELDLIMSCGEIISGTILVNILKSKKINSVLLTGAQAGIITNGKYGDSSVVDVNPNRIKEELEKDNVVVVTGFQGVTENGEVTTLGRGGSDTSAVIVGAGLNARVVEIYTDVDGIMTADPRIEPNAKVIECINYEEVFQMAEKGAKVIHPRAVEIAKNNNIILKIKNTLNPGNGTSIGSYLSKEIDTYMNNNKDLMTGIANANGIVQVKIMDCEETIFTDVLSDMEQNDISIDMINFFVKEKAFTIDEEKSKCLEKLLDKYSINYEIVEDCSKVTLIGSRINGIPGVMVRIVRVLSQEKIEILQTSDSRMTISCLIKKKDLIKAVNALHREFNLSK
- the rpsO gene encoding 30S ribosomal protein S15; amino-acid sequence: MLQGAKKQEIIETYKTHEGDTGSPEVQIALLTTRINELNDHLKMHKKDHHSRRGLLKMVGTRRRLLKYLKEKDLDRYKTLIAKLGLRK
- a CDS encoding polysaccharide deacetylase family protein, whose product is MIVIIKKKKLIRAVLLILAIGMMSLITNYSVTCFNNKQEPFYKGNKENSNHVAITCNVDWGNEYIEGILQTLKEENIKITFMVTGRWADKYPDLLMKIKEDGHEIGNHGYKHIDYSKLDYKSNYEEIEKSKKIIDNIIKEDTKFFEPPSGYYNESTVKAAVDLNYIPIKWTIDTIDWKYKDNPEKIVQRIKSKNMEESGIILMHPTKATSQALKSIIETIRNNGYEVGSLSDVFDVE
- the pnp gene encoding polyribonucleotide nucleotidyltransferase yields the protein MYKNFEMDLAGRKLSVEIGKVCEMSNGSCMIKYGDSVVLVNACASSQPREGIDFFPLSVDYEERLYSVGKIPGGFIKREGRPSEKAILTSRLIDRPIRPLFPKGYRNDVQVVTTVMSTDPNCPTDIVAMIGSSVALSISDIPFNGPTGAICIGLIDEEFVVNPTVDQKKESQLNLVVSGTKDAIMMVEAGSNEVSEDLMLDAIMFAHEQIKEIVAFIEKIVEEVGKEKQDVVLYKPDEDIEVAVREYACENMRQAIRTVEKLERAENMAKVKEDTLSHFEEMYPENIKDVDAVLHSIIKELVRDMIVNEKIRPDNRKSDEIRSIWSEAGVLPRTHGSGLFTRGQTQVLTVATLGALGDVQIIDGLEDEEDKRYMHHYNFPAYSVGETRPLRGPGRREIGHGALAERALEPMIPSKEEFPYTIRLVSEVLSSNGSTSQASVCGSTLSLLDAGVPIKDMVAGIAMGLIKENENIAILSDIQGMEDFLGDMDFKVAGTPNGITAIQMDIKIAGIDKEILKTALAQAREGRIHILNEMKKTLDTPREEMSKYAPRIIKLKIHPDKVRDVIGPGGKTITAIIEETGVKIDIEKDGEVFIMSPDKELGQRAKDMILTIVKEVEEGEIYEGKVTRIMNFGAFVEILPKKEGLIHISNIAHERVEKVEDVLKIGDTVKVKVTEIDKQGRINLSRKALIEKPVKKETEKKDTEGK